The Quercus lobata isolate SW786 chromosome 9, ValleyOak3.0 Primary Assembly, whole genome shotgun sequence region TTGGCACATTTGGGGTTGACCTTAGATGTTTTTGTTGCCAAATTATCACCACCGAAATTTCCACAATCCAATCCACATTAGATGATActacattactttttttttttttttttttttacttataacattcgttcttaataataattatttattattagactaaaacactaattattttttgacGTAGAAATAAATTAAGTCTCAAATCCCTTatataattatcaaaaattttaccaaatGAATAAACTCACAATACACCACTTGATTGGCAACATTGAACATCacagaacttttttttttttgggtgaaaagaataataaaaaagaaagacaataaaTGAAGCTAAGTTGGTAGCTAGTTAGAGGCAACGTGGCATATTTAATTACCTTTCCCTTTCTACTAATAAATTAAGTCACATCCCATCACAGGGTTGGCATCACGTTGCCAccaaatctttttatttatttatttattttatttgggccACCAAATCtttaatatatagatttattgaTTCTAATTCTAAAGTATAATGTACATGcctcttttaccaaaaaaaaaaaaaatgtacatgcctcatctcattaaaaaaaatgtgcataCCTCATTTGTTACATTTTGATAACGGCGGTTTCCCGATTCCATATTTTTAAGTCAACCATAGTACAAAATTTATCGACAAtgtaaaattgtataaaaatatattattgttatgataattgtataaatttacattaatattattcattttacatttattatttattttttctttatatatgtatcccaatgattaagaaaaatagtaaatgaTGGTTGTtgtatgtgaagaaagaaaaaaattataataatcaagataattcaatattttaatgaagaaatcaAATTCTGTAAGGATGTGGtgaaaaatttatgttttaccCCTCTAATcccaacatgccacatcatcttatcacatatttaagaataagcaTAACCACACCTAATCAATTCTAATAtccatatataaatttaatcaaattgagagtttattgagatgttatgtGTGGTagaatgtattgaattttaagtaaaatgttgatgtgattattttattggataGTGTAAAACAATGGTTTTATGCAtcatccttaccaaattcggACTCTTTAATGAAATGTATTACTCCCTTCGTCCTACTTTTTTTAtcctttattccattttgagatgttccaaaatattgtcttgtttctaaaaataaaaatcattattttactaatgttcctattatacccctattaatttactaattcaattttttgataaatttttttaagggtagtttggaaacttatacatttttaaaaggtaaacaagacaataaatgatgttcccttaaaaagtttgacttttcaagcaggacaaaaaatttactaattcaattaatttactaatgttcctattatacccctattaatttactaattcaattttttgataaatttttttaagggtagttttgaaaacttatacatTCTTAAAAAGtaaacaagacaataaatgatatttccttaaaaagtttgacttttcaagcAGGACAAAAAAAGTAGGACAGAAggagtataaaataaataatttcgaTGTGGggtattttgaaaagtgagtatataaaatagaaaaagtaaatttttatgctaaaatagttAAGAATTTATGTCGGAACTAATGCGAATGCTCTAAgtataaaaactcaaaagtgtattttttttaaggttgactttttaattttttttattacaattttttatttatttttggagtgGCACAAAATTCAATTAACAGTATTTGTTTAGAATTAAATCACAGTATAATATTTCTCTACAAGAAAGTTTAGGTGACAAATTattaatgataaataataaaaaaatgacatcaatATGGGCCCAAATGAAAACTAATTTCATAAGATATACCAAGATTCCAATGGAGacttaaaataaagaattaaatataaattcaattaataaCAAGTAAATTATGAGACCTCAAACTATGAGGCCAACCAAAAGTAACATGTTATTTacttttggttttatatataaataaatatgatgATTAGAGATATTATGTCCCATTTAATATTGAAGGCTTGAAGCATGCCTAAAACCAATATGTCACAATTGCATTATGATAAATTTTTGAAGGCGGTAATTCAAATTTGGGCTATTAAATTTTATCACAGGTTACTAAGAAACAATTGGAGAGAATGATGCTCCTATTCATACATAGTTGCAGATTAATTTTTGACGAAAATAGTTAGAGAAGACTGTGCTCAgattattttttactaaaactcttTCAAATGTAGtatttcatcttaaaatgttCTTAACTCTTTATATAGTTATGGCTACTTGTGTTTAACTGttaacattttctttcttattatcTATGATACAAAAGGTTGCTGATGATGGACAAAGATGGACAAAGACTATAGTAAATTTAGAGGACCATGTCATAGTTCCTGATTTGGATCCTAACATAGATTTTGCAGACCAGTTTGTTGAAGACTACATATCAGACCTTACTACAAAACCTATGGACCTCTCAAAACCATTATGGGAACTCCACCTTCTTAACATTAAAACCTCAGATGCTGAGGCTGTTGGGGTTTTTAGAATCCACCACTCAATGGGTGATGGTGCATCTCTAATATCTCTTCTCTTAGCCTGTACACGAAAAACATTGGACCCAGAAGCATTACCTAGTGTTCCAGAAAATATACAAGTAGGTTCAACTAATTCAGGCGGGTTTTGGTGGTTCTTGTCAGCATTTTGGTCAGTATTAAGGTTGATTTGGAACACTCTAGTGGATGTGCTGCTGTTTGGGGTAACCATTATGTTTATGAAAGACACAAAAACTCCCATCAAAGGTGCACCAGGGGTTGAGCACAATATCAAAAAGTTTGTGCATCGGACAATCAGCTTGGATGACATAAAGCTTGTGAAAAATGCATTGAACATGGTATGCTGATTAATAAATCCTGTTTACTTGCTTATTAGcttgaattagtttttttttaggtaCAATAGTAACTTTTTTATGTGCGAAACAATTGCATGTCTTTTTACTTTGTTTGTGCCATATTCCAATTTGACACTATCACACTACTCTAGATGGATTTTGCAAATTCCTGTCGTATCATAAGTGAGCTTCAATGAGATGAtgaacatttaaaatttttggtgaatCTTTAATGAATAATGACGCCCATGACCCATCAAATTCTGGGTCCCAGTTCTTAAAGATCCATTCAATTATTTGGAACTCCATCATAAATGTAATGTTGCCTATTGCCATGTGGTGGCCACTTCATAATCTGCATGACTGCATTGGCAGCAAGTGTTCCTGCAATAACTGAAAAACAATAATAGGCACATTTAAATGATGGACTACTAGTTGTTGTGGaagtttttttgtgtggataattCAATTAGTTACAACAGAGGGGGGGAATTAAACCATGGATGTTTCTGTTAAAAACACTAGGAGATACTAAccagttgagttacaagactcttggctaGTAAGGGTTTAATTAGCTAACGTCATCCACTTAGTAATAAGCTGACATTATGTTCTTCCAAATCAAATCTAATGGCCTTTAGAAAGTCATTCTGTCATAAGGTCTGCTTCAAGGAACATACAAGTGTACATAtgtttctatattttcttttgcatttcttaatggcttttttgtttttttactctGGTCAAATTCAGTAGACTGTCAACGATGTCGTTTTGGGAGTAACTCAAGCTGGTCTTTCGCGGTATCTAAACCGGAGATATGGTGAGCCTATCAATTGCTTTCTCATTTACCTATGATCATACTGCGATACAAGTGTATCActttattttccttattttgaTGGCATTATTTGGGCTAAAATTCAGTCTTTAACAAGTATTTATATCATGTTTAGTATTGACCTCCTTTAATTTGTAAACTTAAAGCAACGGATACCAATTTTAGCAGCCATATCGTGTTGAGAGTGCTGgcatagtatttttttattggagcaATTCCCAGAGGCAGTAACACTGCTATCTGatagaaaacttaaaacttgGGCCATTACAGTTTTTTTCAGTTCTTTTAGTCAATATGCctaaaagtaataataataggCAAGACATTGCACTTAAACAATAGCTTTCTACATTAgttattcaatttatctgtcCTTTCCCTTGAATGCAATAGCTGTGAAAACTCAAAGATGCAAAGTCTAGGAAAAACAAAGTTTATAGATTTCAACACATTCCATCATACTACAGATAACTTCTTTTGGATCTAAAAAAGTTTAGCAAGACGAAATTTACAGGAATTGCAAAGATGATGAAGAtaagaaactatttttttttaaaagtacttTAATGAAAACTCAATCCTTTCCCTAAACCTCTCTGAGATCCATACTGATAATTTTTAGGCCTTCTCATAATTATAATTAACATGAATTTGTTATGTGCTTCGGCATTGAAGTTTTGgactttataaaaaataatcataaatcAGATGCTATGTTACTGGACATGATTAGCATGATCTTTGGGATATTGTCCTAGTAATTTATGAATTACCAGTATAATGTGGCTTGGTTGGTCCATGGACAAGTATTATACtatcaaaaaccaaataaattacCTCTACATGATATAGACTAATAGTGGTTTAATGAAGTTAACTCAGCAGGTGAGGCAGAGATAGATGGAGGAGAAAAGCAGAGGAAAAGTAATCTTCCAAAAAGTATCCGCCTTAGGGCAACCATTCTTGTCAATCAAAGACCAACTGTAGGAATCCAGGTAATTTATCTCTTGTTATTCTTTGAAGAATATCACATTGCAATATGCTCCAATGCTATGAAAAATGTGAACTCTAAAATTACTCATCCATGAAGCTTAACTATGTCAATTATCTCACTAACAAGTTTGTAAAATTGATTTTAGTGTTGGTATGTAATTGGTGTTAAGATAATCAGCGTGACAATCTTTGGAATCCACATTAATGTTTCTCCCATTTTAATGTGATTCATTAGATAATAACATGGTTTGCCTGCCCCTCATCTAGATCATCATCTCTTCTAATGTTGTCCATGAAACAGGCTCTGGCTAATATGATGGAAAAGGGATCCAAGACCAGGTGGGGTAATTTGATTGGATATATCCTCCTCCCATTCACCATTGCTTTACAAGACGACCCATTGGATTATGTTCAGACAGCTAAAGCCACCATTGATAGAAAGAAGCATTCACTTGAATCTATATGCACATTTTCGGGTGGTGTGTTAGTACTCAGAACATTTGGAGTTAAGGTACAGACATATCTTTTTAAACCTTCTCGATCGGACAATAATGAATCTAAGGTCACAGTTGGCATTGGGATCTATTCTCTAACCACTATGGAAAAATTAACCAAAGAATATAACCCAAACTCATATTGTGCCTCAAATTATTATTCATGAATCATATGCAAAAATATTCTCCCATTAAAGAAAGTCCTTAATCAGTTCTGTTATATTTAAACATAATTATGGATCTAAAGTGTGGCACTGCAGAAGATGGTTATTGTTAGAGGAAGTATAACAAGCTGCTGTTATTACATGTTTAAATGGATAACAGGTTGCTGCTGCTTTAATGCACAAAGTTCTTTCCAACACTACAATGGCCTTTTCCAGCATGGTTGGTCCGCTAGAAGAAATTAGCTTTTATGGGCATCCATTAGCTTACATTGCTCCTAGTGTTTATGGGCATCCACATGTAAGTAATCCAATGACTAAGTTAGAACCTTGTCTCTGATGCTTTCATATAAAATGACTCCTCATGGTTTTAACAAGAGAATGCGTTTGGTATGAATGTTTTGCACATGAACTAGACTTGGTGCCAGAGTTCTAATGTCTTCATTTTTCACCACCATGCTAGCAGTTAACAATTCATTGACATAATGacattctatttcattttactCCTGTTTCTTCAAGTTGAACCGGAATGTGTAAAAATATGACAACCCCATTTTCTCGAGCTGGCTGAATGGAACTATGAAGCCTAATGTAATCTGATGGAAAATGCAATATGAAAAGTTACTGAGTTAAGTGCATTTAGACTTTTATGATGCTGTTCCACTTATAGCAAATTTTGTGATACGAAACTATGTTCCTTACGGCTTATGGTgctttgttctttgtttttttggtttcttttgcaGGCACTGACAATCCATTATCAAAGTTATGTAAACAAGATGACTATTGCTCTAGCAGTTGACCCAAATGCAATTCCTGATCCTCACCAGCTCTGTGACGAACTAGAGGAATCGCTGAAACTCATCCATGATGCTATAGTAAAAAAGGTCTAAGAGGAGGATCAGTTCATAGAAAATATgttctatcaaaaaaagaaatttgaagtTCCGGTAAACATTTACTGGCATTCTAATTGACTTGcttttaaagaaaagaagaagaagaatccaAAATTGATATCAAACAAGCGTAGGACCATTTAGTTTTAGTacatctcttttcttttttttctatttctctcaaCTAGTTTTTACACGAATTCATTTCATACggcaattgtttaaattttgaaaaccattGTTTGACGATACAAATGTTACAAGCCAATTGTCTAGTAGCACTATTATACCAGTCACCATCTACGATATAAAAATGCACAGGAATAAATTTTGCTCTACTGGTTCAAGCATTTTGAGGTggagtttttgtaattttgtccTGTCTCCTcaaatattttgggttttagtgTAGATTTTGTTCGAGCCTAGATCTTGGACTGTCTTTGATATGATGCCTGCACACTCAAAGTAATGGATCAAAAGGTAAGGTGACATTGGTGTAATGTCAGCCTAAGTTTCTTTTCTCCCATGCTTAAGTCAGTTTCACCAATGGGGTAACACTGTATTTTGTGTATGTATTTCATATCAGCCATGGTTGGAGGAGTTCGGTTTATATATTGAGTTGAGCAAGGATGGCTAAATCATTGTTAGTTACTGAACTGGTGCCAATGAGCAAATCATAGGAGTTATATAGGGAGATCTGCCAACTGGAGGCTTGGCTCAATTGGTAAGGTTCGGGCACTTCGTCTAACTCACCTAGCTTCGAGTCTCGGTGCCACCAAGAGTCCGTTGGTGGGCATTCACACGAGTTGGCCTAAGGGCTTTAACTCTAGCATCCTGCCTGGGGGCTAGCATAACCTAACGAACCCTTATTTTtcgtttaccaaaaaaaaaaaaaaaatatatatatatatatatatatatacagggAGATCCTCTCTTATTCTAGTGCTCACGATTTTAGTGATGGGAGGGAAAATGCATTACATGACAGTTAGCATTCCTATACATTTAGTACACTACATTCACTGTTTTATGGGgtacaacttttttaatttatagaaattaatattccccataataattttatttaaaaaaaaaaaaaaaaatctcaacctaAAGTTATTAGGGATTATAGCTATCTTCAACgcttaagtttttttaattacaagAAGTAAGGGATGTGCCCTTAAAGATTTGAAGCTAACTCTTCCCAAAAAGAATGATCAAAGATACCACTCGAGCTAAGAAGAGGCTCGATGGTGTTCCACACCAATTTCTTGTGTCATTCTTCATGATATTATGATTTCTTACCGGCTCTTAATGAAAGATCCATCATACCTTTTTATGAAGTATAGTTTggatttcttgatttttatttttttaagtgttgtAACTATAAGTCTATAACACCAAGACTCTTTTGCATGACTAACAcgtggtggaaaaaaaaaatagtaacgtAAAATAGATACTTTTTATTAAAGAGTTGTGTAAATTACATAATTACTACATAATTTGGggtgatttcaaattaaactataaattttagaagttttaatttaaaccataaaattttaaatcgtTCAATTCACGCCCTTACTAAGTTACTATTAactaaaaagaacaaaattcaCATAAGTTATGACTAAAACTTGTCTAAACACAAAAATTCTACTATGTGAAATTATAAGAGATTTGGTGCTCTATTTAAAAGTTATGCAACTATATAAATAatcaacaatttaattattgtcATCAAAATGTGCACAATAAAATTAACTATCCTGGTGTGAGAATAGACTAGAGGAGCTATTTGATGTTTAATCCATTGAAGCAATAAGAAGAATCCAAATCCCCATTAGGCCAAGGCAAGATAAGTTAATGTGGATTAAGGTACATAAGGTTGCTTTTTTGTCAAATCAGCGAACAGAATGTGTCAAAGATCAACCTTTGAGCACAGGTAATGTGTTGAATCGGCATAATatgggaataaaaaaataaaaaaataaaaaaaaataaaaattaaaaaaaaaaaaaaaaaattcaagaaagcTAAAGTGGTTATAAACCCTATCAGTAAAATGGGTCCTATCTAATGTTAAAAATGCTCTTATAGAGAATCAAAGCTAATATGTTGTCTACAAAGGAAAATCTGCACCGCGTAATAGCGGGTATTGCTAACACTAATTGTGTTCTTTGCAAGTAGAGCACAGAAACAGTCTCACATTTGTTCTTCCACTGCAAAATAGCTAGAGCTATATGGTTTggctggaatttttttttttttttttttttttgggtagaaaaagAACTTGCATTAAAAACTAAGGAACAGAATTACAAAGAAGAACAAAACGCTCATAGGACACCCCAGTAGAGTCTAAACTAAGTAACAAGGACACATCCACGGGG contains the following coding sequences:
- the LOC115959162 gene encoding O-acyltransferase WSD1-like isoform X3, whose amino-acid sequence is MGESDNNGKVSREEEEQPLSPAARLFHSPSFNCYIIAILGCNTKFKPDVIKSGLQQTLLKHPRFSSKLVADDGQRWTKTIVNLEDHVIVPDLDPNIDFADQFVEDYISDLTTKPMDLSKPLWELHLLNIKTSDAEAVGVFRIHHSMGDGASLISLLLACTRKTLDPEALPSVPENIQVGSTNSGGFWWFLSAFWSVLRLIWNTLVDVLLFGVTIMFMKDTKTPIKGAPGVEHNIKKFVHRTISLDDIKLVKNALNMTVNDVVLGVTQAGLSRYLNRRYGEAEIDGGEKQRKSNLPKSIRLRATILVNQRPTVGIQALANMMEKGSKTRWGNLIGYILLPFTIALQDDPLDYVQTAKATIDRKKHSLESICTFSGGVLVLRTFGVKVAAALMHKVLSNTTMAFSSMVGPLEEISFYGHPLAYIAPSVYGHPHALTIHYQSYVNKMTIALAVDPNAIPDPHQLCDELEESLKLIHDAIVKKV
- the LOC115959162 gene encoding O-acyltransferase WSD1-like isoform X2 — protein: MGESDNNGKVSREEEEQPLSPAARLFHSPSFNCYIIAILGCNTKFKPDVIKSGLQQTLLKHPRFSSKLVADDGQRWTKTIVNLEDHVIVPDLDPNIDFADQFVEDYISDLTTKPMDLSKPLWELHLLNIKTSDAEAVGVFRIHHSMGDGASLISLLLACTRKTLDPEALPSVPENIQVGSTNSGGFWWFLSAFWSVLRLIWNTLVDVLLFGVTIMFMKDTKTPIKGAPGVEHNIKKFVHRTISLDDIKLVKNALNMTVNDVVLGVTQAGLSRYLNRRYAGEAEIDGGEKQRKSNLPKSIRLRATILVNQRPTVGIQALANMMEKGSKTRWGNLIGYILLPFTIALQDDPLDYVQTAKATIDRKKHSLESICTFSGGVLVLRTFGVKVAAALMHKVLSNTTMAFSSMVGPLEEISFYGHPLAYIAPSVYGHPHALTIHYQSYVNKMTIALAVDPNAIPDPHQLCDELEESLKLIHDAIVKKV
- the LOC115959162 gene encoding O-acyltransferase WSD1-like isoform X1, whose protein sequence is MGESDNNGKVSREEEEQPLSPAARLFHSPSFNCYIIAILGCNTKFKPDVIKSGLQQTLLKHPRFSSKLVADDGQRWTKTIVNLEDHVIVPDLDPNIDFADQFVEDYISDLTTKPMDLSKPLWELHLLNIKTSDAEAVGVFRIHHSMGDGASLISLLLACTRKTLDPEALPSVPENIQVGSTNSGGFWWFLSAFWSVLRLIWNTLVDVLLFGVTIMFMKDTKTPIKGAPGVEHNIKKFVHRTISLDDIKLVKNALNMTVNDVVLGVTQAGLSRYLNRRYVNSAGEAEIDGGEKQRKSNLPKSIRLRATILVNQRPTVGIQALANMMEKGSKTRWGNLIGYILLPFTIALQDDPLDYVQTAKATIDRKKHSLESICTFSGGVLVLRTFGVKVAAALMHKVLSNTTMAFSSMVGPLEEISFYGHPLAYIAPSVYGHPHALTIHYQSYVNKMTIALAVDPNAIPDPHQLCDELEESLKLIHDAIVKKV